From one Simplicispira suum genomic stretch:
- a CDS encoding YgaP family membrane protein, whose translation MKSWQLVRLLAGTFILLSLALGIPGSPVFVSMWFLAFTAFVGANLLQSALTHWCLLETMLRKLGVQPGC comes from the coding sequence ATGAAATCCTGGCAACTCGTGCGCCTGCTTGCAGGCACCTTCATTCTTCTTTCCCTTGCGCTGGGGATCCCTGGCAGCCCCGTGTTCGTCAGCATGTGGTTCCTGGCGTTTACGGCCTTTGTGGGCGCCAACCTGCTCCAAAGTGCGCTCACACACTGGTGCCTGCTCGAAACCATGTTGCGCAAGCTGGGCGTACAGCCTGGTTGCTGA
- the bioB gene encoding biotin synthase BioB, translating to MTERIHPQTIDLHRQTPQRAATGPWPVAAVQALLERPLLDLLFEAQSVHRAHWPAGDIELATLLSVKTGGCPENCGYCPQAAEFDTGVQASKMLGLDEVLQAARAAQDAGATRFCMGAAWRAPKDRDIEKMAELVTAVKGLGLETCATLGMLEAHQAQTLKQAGLDYYNHNLDTAPEYYQDVVSTRAYQDRLDTLDHVRAAGVKVCCGGIIGMGEAPVHRAGLIAQLANLNPYPESVPINSLVRVPGTPLADSEPVDPLDFVRVIAVARITMPKARVRLSAGRQQLGEAVQALCFLAGANSIFYGDKLLITGNPDASADLQLLAKLGLRAQSAAKQPAAATGTGGCGCGCTCATDTTATAQATADTGVAA from the coding sequence GTGACGGAGCGTATTCATCCACAAACCATCGATCTGCACCGCCAAACCCCGCAGCGCGCCGCCACCGGTCCCTGGCCCGTTGCGGCGGTCCAGGCGCTGCTGGAGCGCCCGCTGCTGGATTTGCTGTTCGAGGCACAAAGCGTGCACCGGGCGCACTGGCCGGCGGGCGATATCGAGCTGGCCACGCTGCTGTCAGTCAAAACCGGTGGCTGCCCCGAAAACTGCGGCTACTGCCCGCAGGCGGCTGAGTTTGACACTGGCGTGCAGGCCAGCAAGATGCTGGGTCTGGACGAAGTCCTGCAGGCGGCGCGGGCCGCGCAGGACGCCGGAGCCACGCGCTTTTGCATGGGCGCCGCCTGGCGTGCACCGAAAGACCGCGACATCGAGAAAATGGCCGAACTCGTCACGGCGGTGAAGGGACTGGGGCTGGAAACCTGCGCCACGCTGGGCATGCTCGAAGCGCACCAGGCGCAAACGCTCAAGCAGGCGGGGCTCGACTACTACAACCACAACCTCGACACCGCTCCCGAGTACTACCAGGATGTGGTCAGCACGCGTGCCTACCAGGACCGCCTGGATACGCTGGACCATGTACGGGCTGCCGGCGTCAAGGTGTGCTGCGGCGGCATCATTGGCATGGGCGAGGCTCCTGTGCACCGCGCCGGACTGATCGCTCAGCTGGCCAACCTCAACCCCTACCCGGAATCGGTGCCCATCAACAGCCTGGTACGCGTGCCCGGCACGCCATTGGCCGACAGCGAGCCAGTGGATCCGCTGGATTTCGTGCGCGTCATTGCCGTTGCCCGCATCACCATGCCCAAGGCGCGGGTACGCCTCTCGGCCGGTCGCCAGCAACTCGGCGAAGCCGTGCAGGCGCTGTGCTTTCTGGCGGGCGCCAATTCGATCTTTTATGGCGACAAGCTGCTGATCACCGGCAACCCCGATGCCAGCGCCGACCTGCAGCTGCTTGCCAAGCTGGGCTTGCGCGCGCAATCCGCTGCGAAGCAACCGGCAGCAGCCACAGGCACCGGCGGATGCGGCTGCGGCTGCACCTGCGCCACCGATACCACCGCCACCGCGCAAGCCACCGCAGACACAGGAGTTGCCGCATGA
- a CDS encoding acetyl-CoA carboxylase biotin carboxylase subunit: protein MFTKILIANRGEIACRVIATAKKMGIATVAVYSDADKEARHVKLADEAVRIGAAPSRESYLLAEKIIEVCKQTGAQAVHPGYGFLSENEAFARRCEEEGIAFIGPRAHSIAAMGDKIASKKLALEAKVNTIPGHNDAIAGADQAVEIAQGIGYPVMIKASAGGGGKGLRVAFNDKEAFEGFTACQNEARNSFGDDRIFIEKFVQEPRHIEIQVVGDSQGNVIYLNERECSIQRRHQKVIEEAPSSFISDATRRAMGEQAVQLAKAVKYESAGTVEFVVGKDQDFYFLEMNTRLQVEHPVTECITGLDLVELMIRVAAGQPLPLTQAEVKREGWAIECRINAEDPFRSFLPSTGRLVRFQPPEETMFQAEPEKKYGVRVDTGVYEGGEIPMFYDSMIAKLIVHGTDRNDAIHKMRAALNGFVIRGISTNIPFQSALLAHPKFVSGDFNTGFIAENYAHGFVAEDVPHQDSLFLVALAAFMHRRYRARASGISGQLAGHEVKVGEAFVVVVLGAEGQHQQYPVAVTDFEDKSGSSAVQVGANSYKIESTATLGQSRVQGSFNGQGFTAQVERGAGKNPLALRVAHNGTQIEALVLSPLGARLHALMPYKAPPDLSKFLLSPMPGLLVDVVVQEGQKVQAGEKLAVIEAMKMENVLLAAQDGVVGKLVAGKGESLTVDQVILEFV from the coding sequence ATGTTCACCAAAATCCTGATCGCCAACCGAGGTGAAATCGCGTGCAGAGTCATCGCCACGGCGAAAAAAATGGGCATTGCCACCGTCGCTGTCTATTCCGACGCCGACAAGGAAGCGCGCCACGTCAAGCTGGCCGACGAGGCCGTACGCATTGGCGCTGCGCCCAGCCGCGAGAGCTATTTGTTGGCTGAAAAGATCATAGAAGTTTGCAAGCAGACAGGCGCGCAAGCCGTGCACCCTGGCTATGGCTTTCTCTCTGAAAACGAAGCCTTTGCCCGCCGCTGCGAGGAAGAAGGCATTGCCTTCATTGGCCCCAGAGCGCATTCCATCGCCGCCATGGGCGACAAGATTGCCTCCAAGAAGCTGGCCCTGGAAGCCAAGGTCAACACCATTCCCGGCCACAACGACGCCATTGCCGGCGCTGATCAAGCGGTGGAAATTGCCCAAGGCATTGGCTACCCGGTGATGATCAAGGCGAGCGCCGGCGGTGGTGGCAAGGGCCTGCGCGTCGCGTTCAATGACAAGGAGGCGTTTGAAGGTTTCACTGCCTGCCAGAACGAAGCGCGCAACAGCTTTGGCGACGACCGCATCTTCATCGAAAAGTTCGTGCAGGAGCCGCGCCACATCGAAATCCAGGTGGTGGGCGACAGCCAGGGCAACGTCATTTATTTGAACGAACGCGAGTGCTCCATTCAACGCCGCCACCAGAAGGTCATTGAAGAGGCGCCGTCGTCTTTTATCAGCGATGCCACGCGCAGGGCCATGGGCGAGCAGGCGGTGCAGCTGGCCAAAGCCGTGAAGTACGAGAGCGCAGGCACCGTCGAGTTTGTTGTTGGCAAGGACCAGGACTTTTACTTCCTGGAGATGAACACCCGCCTGCAGGTGGAGCACCCGGTGACGGAATGCATCACGGGCCTTGATCTGGTCGAGCTGATGATCCGGGTGGCTGCAGGCCAGCCGCTGCCGCTCACGCAAGCCGAGGTCAAGCGCGAAGGCTGGGCCATCGAGTGCCGTATCAACGCCGAAGACCCGTTCCGCAGCTTTCTGCCATCCACCGGCCGGCTGGTGCGCTTCCAGCCGCCCGAGGAAACCATGTTCCAGGCCGAGCCGGAAAAAAAATACGGCGTGCGCGTGGACACCGGCGTGTACGAAGGCGGCGAGATCCCGATGTTCTACGACTCGATGATTGCCAAGCTCATCGTGCACGGCACGGACCGCAACGACGCCATCCACAAGATGCGCGCTGCGCTCAATGGGTTCGTCATTCGCGGCATCAGCACCAACATCCCTTTTCAGTCCGCGCTGCTGGCGCATCCCAAGTTCGTCTCAGGCGACTTCAACACCGGGTTCATTGCCGAGAACTACGCCCATGGCTTCGTCGCCGAAGACGTGCCGCACCAGGACTCGCTGTTCCTGGTGGCCCTGGCCGCCTTCATGCACCGGCGCTACCGCGCGCGGGCCTCAGGCATCAGCGGCCAGCTGGCCGGGCATGAAGTCAAGGTGGGCGAAGCCTTTGTGGTGGTGGTACTGGGCGCTGAGGGTCAGCACCAGCAATACCCCGTGGCCGTAACGGATTTTGAAGACAAATCGGGCTCTAGCGCAGTACAGGTGGGCGCTAACAGCTACAAAATTGAGAGTACCGCCACACTGGGCCAAAGCCGCGTCCAAGGCAGCTTCAACGGCCAGGGCTTTACCGCCCAGGTCGAACGCGGCGCCGGCAAAAACCCACTGGCACTGCGCGTCGCGCACAACGGCACGCAGATTGAAGCCCTGGTGCTCTCGCCGCTGGGCGCCCGCCTGCATGCGCTGATGCCGTACAAGGCGCCGCCAGACCTCTCCAAATTCCTGCTCTCGCCCATGCCGGGCCTGCTGGTGGATGTGGTGGTGCAAGAAGGCCAGAAGGTGCAGGCGGGTGAAAAGCTCGCTGTGATTGAAGCCATGAAGATGGAAAACGTGCTTCTGGCCGCGCAAGACGGCGTGGTGGGCAAGCTGGTGGCGGGCAAAGGCGAGTCGCTCACGGTGGACCAGGTGATTCTGGAGTTTGTGTGA
- the mtnP gene encoding S-methyl-5'-thioadenosine phosphorylase gives MNNALVGVMGGSGLYEMEALEDVQEWQVETPFGPPSDAIMTGRVDGVAVAFLARHGRGHRLIPSEIPYRANVFALKTLGVRYLISLSAVGSLRQDLRPLDMVLPDQFIDLTRRRESTFFGTDAVAHVSMAQPVCAQLADVLARAVVVAGLPQEQRLHRGGTYVCIEGPQFSTMAESHWYRSMGASVIGMTNMPEAKLAREAQMAYASLAMVTDYDCWNPREPHVTSDFAIANLMKNAGHAQHIARAAVLLLGAERPASDAHAALATALVSRREHLQGAVRERVESLLA, from the coding sequence ATGAACAACGCATTGGTAGGCGTCATGGGGGGAAGTGGGCTCTACGAGATGGAAGCGCTGGAAGATGTGCAGGAGTGGCAGGTCGAGACACCGTTTGGCCCGCCCTCAGATGCCATCATGACAGGCCGGGTCGATGGCGTGGCCGTGGCGTTTTTGGCCCGCCACGGACGCGGGCACCGCCTTATCCCTTCGGAAATTCCCTACCGCGCCAATGTGTTTGCGCTGAAAACGCTGGGCGTGCGCTATTTGATTTCCCTCTCGGCCGTCGGCTCGCTGCGGCAGGACCTGCGCCCGCTCGACATGGTGTTGCCCGATCAGTTCATCGACCTGACCCGGCGGCGCGAATCCACGTTTTTTGGTACTGACGCCGTCGCCCATGTCTCGATGGCGCAGCCCGTGTGCGCGCAGCTCGCCGATGTATTGGCCCGCGCGGTGGTAGTCGCGGGACTGCCGCAGGAGCAGCGGCTGCACCGCGGCGGCACCTATGTCTGCATTGAAGGGCCGCAGTTTTCCACCATGGCCGAATCGCACTGGTACCGCAGCATGGGCGCGAGCGTGATCGGCATGACCAACATGCCGGAGGCAAAGTTAGCGCGCGAGGCGCAAATGGCCTATGCCAGCCTGGCCATGGTCACCGACTACGACTGCTGGAACCCGCGCGAGCCGCATGTCACCTCGGATTTCGCCATTGCCAACCTGATGAAGAATGCCGGCCATGCCCAGCACATTGCGCGCGCTGCCGTGCTGCTGCTCGGCGCCGAGCGGCCCGCATCAGACGCCCACGCTGCCCTGGCGACCGCGCTGGTCAGCCGACGCGAGCACTTGCAGGGTGCGGTGCGCGAACGCGTGGAGAGCTTGCTGGCTTGA
- the meaB gene encoding methylmalonyl Co-A mutase-associated GTPase MeaB, producing the protein MIPAAILDGILHGSAAQQRRAIAKAITLLESTRADHRAQGDALLTALLPHTGKAFRLGISGVPGVGKSTFIEALGLYLIAQGHRVAVLTIDPSSSVSGGSILGDKTRMEHLSVNDQAYIRPSPSSGTLGGVAEKTREAMLVCEAAGYDVVIVETVGVGQSETAAASMTDMFVLLQLPNAGDDLQAIKKGVMEIADLVVINKADLDPHAAMRADAQITSSLRILSQHGNPENSRHDKALWHPKVLQISALLGQGVDGFWDAVSQYRELQTANGRLATRREKQALAWMWERIDAGLKQAFRQHPQVKNLLPALQQDVAAGRIAASTAARNLLSAQSGQALSAIE; encoded by the coding sequence GTGATCCCTGCGGCGATTCTCGACGGCATCCTGCATGGCAGCGCCGCCCAGCAGCGCCGCGCCATCGCCAAGGCCATCACCCTGCTCGAATCGACCCGTGCCGACCACCGCGCCCAGGGCGATGCGTTGCTGACCGCGTTGCTGCCGCACACCGGCAAGGCGTTTCGCCTCGGCATCAGCGGCGTGCCGGGCGTTGGCAAATCCACCTTCATCGAGGCGCTGGGCCTGTACCTTATCGCCCAGGGCCACCGCGTGGCGGTGCTGACCATCGACCCGTCGAGCAGCGTCTCAGGCGGCTCCATCCTGGGCGACAAGACGCGCATGGAGCACCTGTCGGTCAATGACCAGGCCTACATCCGCCCCAGCCCCAGCAGCGGCACGCTGGGTGGCGTCGCAGAGAAAACGCGCGAGGCCATGCTGGTGTGCGAGGCGGCGGGTTACGACGTGGTGATTGTGGAGACGGTGGGCGTGGGCCAGTCGGAAACGGCCGCCGCCAGCATGACCGACATGTTCGTGTTGCTGCAACTGCCCAACGCCGGCGACGACCTGCAGGCCATCAAGAAGGGCGTGATGGAAATTGCCGACCTGGTGGTCATCAACAAGGCCGATCTCGACCCCCATGCCGCCATGCGGGCCGATGCGCAAATTACTTCGAGCCTGCGCATCCTCAGCCAGCATGGAAACCCCGAAAACTCGCGCCACGACAAGGCGCTCTGGCATCCCAAAGTGCTGCAGATCAGCGCGCTGCTGGGACAGGGCGTAGATGGTTTTTGGGATGCTGTTTCGCAGTACCGCGAGCTGCAAACGGCCAACGGCCGTCTGGCCACGCGGCGCGAAAAACAGGCCCTGGCCTGGATGTGGGAGCGCATCGACGCCGGGCTCAAGCAGGCGTTTCGCCAGCATCCGCAAGTCAAAAATCTGCTGCCCGCTTTGCAGCAAGACGTGGCGGCGGGGCGCATTGCGGCCTCCACTGCAGCAAGAAATCTGCTCTCCGCGCAATCAGGGCAAGCGCTGTCAGCTATTGAATAA
- a CDS encoding YgaP family membrane protein, translating to MSLNVGSWDRVLRVVVGLVLIALAATGTVGLWGWIGVVPVATGLFGFCPAYSLLGIKTCPMKKN from the coding sequence ATGTCGCTCAATGTAGGAAGCTGGGATCGCGTACTGCGCGTGGTTGTGGGCCTGGTGCTGATTGCCCTGGCCGCCACGGGTACGGTGGGGCTGTGGGGCTGGATCGGCGTGGTGCCTGTGGCCACGGGGCTGTTTGGCTTCTGCCCGGCGTATTCGCTGCTGGGTATCAAAACCTGCCCGATGAAGAAAAACTAA
- a CDS encoding ArsR/SmtB family transcription factor yields MKNLPPEALQQVASYFQTLAEPTRLRILNLLREGEHNVGELAQLCGYTAANVSRHLSLMTQQGFVTRESRGTSVYYRIADASVYALCDLVCDNIARQYERSVKNQQAIFTRGDDAA; encoded by the coding sequence ATGAAAAACCTGCCGCCCGAAGCCCTCCAGCAAGTCGCGTCGTACTTCCAGACGCTGGCCGAGCCTACGCGCCTGCGCATCCTGAACCTGCTGCGGGAGGGTGAGCACAACGTCGGCGAACTGGCCCAGCTCTGCGGCTATACGGCGGCCAATGTCTCGCGCCACCTCAGTTTGATGACGCAACAGGGCTTTGTGACCCGCGAGAGCCGGGGCACCAGCGTGTACTACCGTATTGCCGATGCCTCGGTGTATGCCCTGTGCGATCTGGTCTGTGACAACATTGCGCGCCAGTACGAGCGCTCAGTCAAAAACCAGCAGGCCATCTTTACGCGCGGCGACGACGCGGCGTAG
- a CDS encoding acyl-CoA carboxylase subunit beta: MQDILDQLEKKRALARLGGGQKRIDSQHAKGKLTARERIELLLDDGTFEEWDMFVEHRCTDFGMQDNKIPGDGVVTGYGLINGRLAFVFSQDFTVFGGALSETHAEKICKVMDQAMKVGAPVIGLNDSGGARIQEGVASLGGYADVFQRNVMASGVVPQISMIMGPCAGGAVYSPAMTDFIFMVKDSSYMFVTGPEVVKTVTHESVTAEELGGAITHTTKSGVADMAFENDVEALLMLRRLYNYLPLNNREKAPVRPSNDPADRADKSLDTLVPANANQPYDMKELIVKTVDDGDFFELQPDYAKNIVIGLARMEGQTVGIVANQPLVLAGCLDIKSSIKAARFVRFCDAFNIPVLTFVDVPGFMPGTSQEYSGIIKHGAKLLFAYAECTVPKITVITRKAYGGAYDVMSSKHLRGDVNLAWPNAEIAVMGAKGAVEIIFREDKNDPVKLAAREAEYKERFANPFVAGARGFIDDVILPHETRKRICRSLVMLRDKKLENPWRKHGNIPL, from the coding sequence ATGCAAGACATCCTCGATCAACTGGAGAAAAAGCGCGCGCTGGCCCGCCTGGGCGGCGGGCAAAAGCGCATAGATTCGCAGCATGCCAAGGGCAAGCTCACGGCGCGCGAGCGCATCGAGCTGCTGCTGGACGATGGCACCTTTGAAGAATGGGACATGTTTGTCGAGCACCGCTGTACCGATTTCGGCATGCAGGACAACAAGATTCCGGGCGACGGCGTGGTCACCGGCTACGGCCTCATTAATGGGCGCCTCGCATTTGTCTTCAGCCAGGACTTCACCGTATTTGGTGGAGCCCTGTCCGAGACGCATGCCGAGAAAATCTGCAAGGTCATGGACCAGGCCATGAAGGTCGGCGCGCCAGTGATCGGCCTGAATGACTCGGGCGGCGCGCGCATCCAGGAGGGGGTGGCCAGCCTGGGCGGCTACGCCGACGTGTTCCAGCGCAACGTGATGGCCAGCGGTGTGGTGCCGCAGATCAGCATGATCATGGGGCCTTGCGCTGGCGGTGCCGTCTATTCGCCCGCCATGACCGACTTCATCTTCATGGTCAAGGACAGCAGCTACATGTTCGTCACCGGCCCCGAGGTGGTGAAAACCGTGACACACGAAAGTGTCACGGCCGAGGAACTGGGCGGCGCCATTACCCACACCACCAAGAGCGGCGTGGCAGACATGGCGTTCGAGAACGACGTCGAGGCGCTGCTGATGCTGCGCCGCCTCTACAACTACCTGCCGCTGAACAACCGCGAAAAGGCTCCTGTGCGCCCCAGCAACGACCCGGCCGACCGGGCGGACAAGTCGCTCGACACCCTGGTACCGGCCAACGCCAACCAGCCCTACGACATGAAGGAGCTGATCGTCAAAACGGTGGACGACGGCGACTTCTTCGAGCTGCAACCCGATTACGCCAAGAACATCGTCATCGGTCTGGCCCGCATGGAAGGCCAGACCGTCGGCATTGTTGCCAACCAGCCGCTGGTGCTGGCCGGGTGCCTGGATATCAAATCGAGCATCAAGGCCGCGCGCTTCGTGCGCTTTTGCGATGCCTTCAACATCCCCGTGCTCACGTTTGTGGATGTGCCCGGTTTCATGCCCGGCACGTCGCAGGAGTACAGCGGCATCATCAAACACGGCGCCAAGCTCTTGTTTGCCTATGCCGAATGCACCGTACCCAAGATCACCGTCATTACCCGCAAGGCCTACGGCGGTGCCTACGATGTGATGAGCTCCAAGCACCTGCGCGGCGACGTGAACCTGGCCTGGCCGAATGCAGAGATTGCCGTGATGGGTGCCAAGGGCGCCGTGGAAATCATTTTCCGGGAGGACAAGAACGACCCGGTCAAGCTGGCTGCCCGCGAAGCGGAATACAAGGAGCGTTTTGCCAACCCGTTTGTGGCCGGTGCCCGTGGCTTTATCGACGACGTCATCCTGCCGCACGAGACTAGGAAGCGCATCTGCCGATCGCTGGTCATGCTGCGCGATAAAAAGCTGGAAAACCCATGGCGTAAGCACGGAAACATTCCCCTCTGA
- a CDS encoding VOC family protein encodes MTITPRPFKVLGIQQIAIGGLDKTRLQRLWIDMLGLEMTGTFKSERENVDEDICTMGRGATRVEVDLMQPLDPEKKPAVHTTPLNHVGLWIDDLPKAVEWLTAQGVRFAPGGVRKGAAGYDICFLHPKSNEEFPIAGEGVLIELVQAPPDVIAALG; translated from the coding sequence ATGACCATCACCCCACGCCCGTTCAAAGTTCTGGGCATTCAGCAGATCGCTATTGGCGGTCTCGACAAAACACGCTTGCAAAGGCTCTGGATCGACATGCTGGGCCTGGAGATGACGGGTACCTTCAAAAGCGAGCGTGAGAACGTGGATGAGGACATTTGCACCATGGGCCGGGGTGCCACGCGTGTTGAAGTCGATTTGATGCAACCGCTGGACCCCGAGAAGAAACCCGCCGTCCACACCACGCCGCTCAACCACGTCGGCCTGTGGATCGACGACCTGCCCAAGGCCGTGGAGTGGCTCACCGCGCAGGGTGTGCGGTTTGCGCCCGGCGGCGTGCGCAAGGGCGCGGCAGGCTACGACATCTGCTTTCTGCACCCCAAGTCGAATGAGGAATTCCCCATAGCCGGGGAGGGCGTGTTGATCGAGCTGGTGCAGGCGCCGCCAGACGTGATCGCCGCCCTGGGCTGA
- a CDS encoding OsmC family protein translates to MSENMVQITLRQQKDYLFDVDFGGGIPVLAADEPVPLGSGQGPSPVQLLAAAVGNCLSDSLLFALRKFKQAPEPMECTVSAEVGRNDDNRLRVLKMTAVLRLGVAAASLQHLDRVLDQFEAYCTVTQSVGQGIAIELQVIDAEGVRLK, encoded by the coding sequence ATGAGTGAAAACATGGTTCAGATCACGCTGCGACAACAGAAAGACTACCTGTTCGACGTGGATTTTGGCGGCGGCATCCCCGTCCTTGCTGCCGACGAGCCTGTGCCGCTGGGCAGCGGCCAAGGGCCATCGCCAGTCCAGCTGCTGGCCGCTGCGGTAGGCAACTGCTTGTCGGACTCCTTGCTGTTTGCTCTACGCAAGTTCAAGCAGGCGCCCGAGCCGATGGAATGCACGGTGTCGGCCGAAGTCGGCCGCAACGATGACAACCGCCTGCGCGTGCTGAAGATGACGGCCGTTCTGCGCTTGGGGGTTGCCGCCGCGTCGCTGCAGCACCTCGACCGGGTACTGGACCAATTTGAAGCCTACTGCACCGTCACGCAAAGCGTGGGCCAGGGCATTGCCATCGAGTTGCAGGTGATCGATGCCGAGGGCGTGCGGCTGAAATGA
- the scpA gene encoding methylmalonyl-CoA mutase translates to MSSEPNQPPEFATASLEAWAAAAAKSAPGGDVSALNWLTPDGITVKPLYTAEDTANLLYANTLPGFEPYLRGPQATMYAVRPWTIRQYAGFSTAEESNAFYRKALAAGGQGVSVAFDLATHRGYDSDHPRVTGDVGKAGVAIDSVEDMKILFDQIPLDKVSVSMTMNGAVLPVLAGYVVAAEEQGVSQDQLSGTIQNDILKEFMVRNTYIYPPKPSMRIIGDIIGYTARSMPKFNSISISGYHMQEAGANQALELAFTLADGKEYVKTAIASGLDVDAFAGRLSFFWAIGMNFYLEVAKMRAARLLWCRIMKETGAKNPKSLMLRTHCQTSGWSLTEQDPYNNIVRTTIEAMAAVFGGTQSLHTNALDEAIALPTEFSSRIARNTQLIIQEETHITNVVDPWAGSYMMEKLTQDMMDAAWAIIEEVEAMGGMTQAVDSGWAKLKIEAAAAQKQARIDSGKDVIVGVNKYKLAKEDPVDILQIDNVKVRDGQIERLKNIRTKRDPALVHQALDALTSAAENGEGNLLDLSIKAMRLRATVGEVSDALEKVYGRHRADTQKVTGVYAAAYDSAEGWDQLKGEINAFAEEQGRRPRVMIAKLGQDGHDRGAKVVATAFADLGFDVDIGPLFQTPEECARQAIENDVHAVGVSTLAAGHKTLVPAIIASLKAQGADDIVVFVGGVIPAQDYEFLYEAGVKGIYGPGTPIPASAKDVLEQIRKAVV, encoded by the coding sequence ATGAGTTCTGAACCCAACCAACCGCCCGAATTTGCTACTGCATCCCTGGAAGCCTGGGCTGCAGCCGCCGCCAAATCTGCCCCCGGTGGCGACGTTTCGGCCCTCAATTGGTTGACGCCTGATGGAATTACCGTCAAGCCGCTCTACACCGCAGAAGATACGGCGAACCTGCTGTATGCCAACACGCTGCCAGGCTTTGAGCCCTACCTGCGCGGCCCGCAGGCCACCATGTACGCGGTACGCCCCTGGACGATTCGGCAGTACGCCGGGTTCTCCACCGCTGAAGAGTCCAACGCCTTCTATCGCAAGGCGCTGGCTGCGGGTGGGCAGGGGGTGTCGGTGGCCTTCGACCTGGCCACACACCGTGGCTACGACTCGGACCACCCGCGCGTCACAGGCGACGTGGGCAAGGCGGGCGTGGCGATTGATTCGGTCGAGGACATGAAGATTCTGTTCGACCAGATTCCGCTGGACAAGGTCAGCGTATCGATGACCATGAACGGCGCCGTGCTGCCGGTGCTGGCGGGCTACGTGGTGGCGGCGGAAGAGCAGGGCGTTTCGCAAGACCAACTCTCGGGAACCATTCAGAACGACATTCTGAAAGAGTTCATGGTGCGCAACACCTACATCTACCCGCCCAAGCCCTCGATGCGCATCATCGGCGACATCATTGGCTACACGGCCAGGAGCATGCCCAAGTTCAACTCGATCTCGATCTCGGGTTACCACATGCAGGAAGCCGGGGCCAACCAGGCGCTGGAACTGGCCTTTACGCTGGCCGACGGCAAGGAGTACGTGAAGACGGCCATTGCCTCGGGCCTGGATGTGGACGCATTCGCTGGGCGCCTGTCGTTCTTCTGGGCCATTGGCATGAACTTCTACCTTGAAGTCGCCAAGATGCGCGCAGCCCGCCTGCTGTGGTGCCGCATCATGAAGGAAACCGGCGCCAAGAACCCCAAGAGCCTGATGCTGCGCACGCACTGCCAGACCTCGGGCTGGTCGCTCACCGAGCAGGACCCCTACAACAACATCGTGCGCACCACCATCGAGGCCATGGCGGCGGTATTTGGCGGCACCCAAAGCCTGCACACCAACGCGCTCGACGAAGCCATTGCACTGCCCACCGAGTTCAGCTCGCGCATTGCGCGCAACACGCAGCTCATCATCCAGGAAGAGACGCACATCACCAACGTGGTCGACCCCTGGGCCGGCAGCTACATGATGGAAAAGCTCACACAGGACATGATGGATGCCGCGTGGGCGATCATTGAAGAAGTGGAGGCCATGGGCGGCATGACGCAGGCCGTGGACAGTGGCTGGGCCAAGCTGAAAATCGAAGCTGCGGCAGCACAGAAACAAGCCCGCATAGACAGTGGCAAGGACGTGATTGTCGGCGTCAACAAGTACAAGCTGGCCAAAGAAGACCCGGTCGACATCCTGCAGATCGACAACGTCAAGGTGCGCGACGGCCAGATTGAGCGGCTCAAAAATATCAGGACAAAACGCGATCCGGCGCTTGTCCATCAAGCGCTGGATGCTCTCACTTCTGCAGCAGAAAACGGTGAGGGCAATCTGCTGGATCTGTCCATCAAGGCCATGCGTCTGCGCGCCACCGTGGGTGAGGTGAGCGATGCGCTGGAAAAAGTTTACGGGCGCCACCGCGCCGATACGCAAAAGGTGACTGGTGTGTACGCTGCTGCTTACGATTCGGCCGAGGGCTGGGACCAACTCAAGGGTGAGATCAACGCCTTTGCCGAAGAACAAGGCCGCCGCCCGCGCGTGATGATCGCCAAACTGGGCCAGGACGGGCACGATCGCGGCGCCAAGGTGGTGGCCACGGCCTTTGCCGACCTGGGCTTTGACGTGGACATCGGCCCCCTGTTCCAGACCCCCGAGGAATGCGCCCGCCAGGCGATTGAAAACGACGTGCACGCCGTGGGCGTCTCGACCCTTGCCGCAGGCCACAAGACGCTGGTGCCGGCCATCATCGCCTCGCTCAAGGCGCAGGGCGCCGACGACATCGTGGTGTTTGTCGGCGGGGTGATTCCGGCGCAGGACTACGAATTTCTGTACGAGGCAGGCGTCAAGGGCATCTATGGCCCCGGCACGCCCATCCCCGCCAGCGCCAAGGACGTGTTGGAGCAGATTCGCAAGGCAGTGGTGTGA